Proteins from a genomic interval of Paenibacillus sp. FSL R5-0623:
- a CDS encoding ABC transporter substrate-binding protein, with translation MKGKTPKTFAMLLLASALAITAGCSGSGGGTNASEKPVDSGDTTTPVTFTFFGADASPSWNNMKDAVGQEITKRTGVTIEAEYDVNNGGDQKIPLMAASGDYPDIIFPKGNLSKLVDAGAMLDLTDLIEEHAPNLKKIYGDQMNRLKYSLEDQAIYAIPTNMGVDNVAFDAGGGFEIQQRVLKELGYPEVKTLEDYENVLRTYYEKHPTIDGQPTIPLTLNADDWKIMITVTNPAFQATGAPDDGEYYINPETYEAMLHYKRPEEKEYFRWLNKMYNEGLLDKDTFVQKDDQYKSKIASGRVLGLIDQDWNYGEAENALKAAGKDEATYAHFSVSLNKDIVDHTFQPTGFDGYGIGITTSAKDPVRIIKFMDWLASDEGQVLRNWGIEGEHYNVENGKRVIPDEVQERKTNDNSNFTKETGVGLYNIFSARYGDGVKDSTDNYYTTNFPEQIQASYTPAEKETLKAYGITTWKDFYPSEDELKLKDWGAAYNMPVPSDTDYNVTFQKTQDIIRKRIPEAILAKPENFDSVYDSLLAELDKAGAVEMEKQYTVWVKERVSLWTGKDVK, from the coding sequence ATGAAGGGCAAAACACCAAAAACATTCGCAATGCTTCTGTTAGCCAGTGCACTTGCAATTACCGCAGGATGCAGTGGCAGTGGAGGAGGAACTAACGCTTCAGAAAAGCCGGTTGATTCTGGAGATACGACCACCCCGGTAACCTTTACATTCTTTGGTGCAGATGCAAGTCCAAGCTGGAACAACATGAAAGATGCAGTGGGCCAAGAGATTACCAAAAGAACAGGTGTTACAATTGAAGCAGAATACGATGTGAACAATGGTGGCGACCAAAAGATACCTTTGATGGCTGCCAGCGGTGATTACCCTGATATTATCTTTCCTAAAGGTAACCTGTCGAAGCTGGTGGATGCAGGCGCAATGCTGGACCTGACCGACCTGATTGAGGAACATGCACCTAACCTGAAAAAGATATATGGCGATCAGATGAATCGTTTGAAATACAGTCTGGAAGATCAAGCGATCTATGCTATTCCAACCAACATGGGTGTAGATAACGTCGCTTTTGATGCAGGTGGTGGATTCGAAATTCAGCAAAGAGTGTTGAAAGAACTGGGATACCCAGAAGTGAAAACACTTGAGGATTACGAAAACGTTCTTAGAACGTATTATGAAAAGCATCCAACGATTGATGGTCAACCAACCATTCCACTGACACTGAATGCAGATGACTGGAAGATCATGATCACGGTAACGAACCCGGCCTTCCAGGCAACAGGTGCACCGGATGATGGGGAATATTATATTAATCCTGAAACGTATGAAGCGATGCTTCACTACAAACGTCCAGAGGAGAAAGAATACTTCCGCTGGTTGAACAAAATGTACAATGAAGGCCTGCTCGACAAGGATACTTTTGTTCAAAAAGATGATCAATACAAATCCAAAATCGCCAGTGGCCGTGTACTCGGTCTGATCGACCAAGACTGGAACTATGGCGAAGCTGAGAACGCTCTCAAAGCAGCAGGTAAGGACGAAGCCACATATGCTCACTTCTCCGTGTCCCTGAACAAGGACATTGTGGACCACACCTTCCAGCCAACAGGATTTGACGGTTATGGCATCGGGATTACAACTTCGGCCAAAGATCCGGTACGGATTATCAAATTCATGGATTGGCTCGCTTCCGATGAAGGCCAGGTGTTGAGAAACTGGGGTATTGAAGGCGAACACTACAATGTAGAAAATGGCAAACGTGTGATTCCTGACGAGGTTCAGGAACGCAAAACAAATGACAACTCCAATTTCACGAAAGAAACAGGAGTTGGGTTGTACAATATTTTCAGCGCAAGATACGGTGATGGTGTAAAAGATTCTACAGACAACTACTATACAACGAACTTCCCAGAGCAGATCCAAGCAAGCTACACACCAGCTGAGAAGGAAACGTTGAAAGCATACGGTATTACAACATGGAAAGATTTCTATCCATCCGAAGACGAATTGAAATTGAAAGATTGGGGCGCAGCGTATAATATGCCTGTACCTTCTGACACAGACTACAACGTAACATTCCAGAAAACACAGGATATCATCCGCAAACGGATCCCAGAAGCGATCCTTGCCAAACCTGAGAACTTTGACAGCGTGTATGACAGTCTCCTGGCTGAACTTGATAAAGCAGGTGCAGTAGAAATGGAGAAACAATACACGGTTTGGGTGAAAGAACGTGTCTCCCTGTGGACTGGAAAAGATGTGAAATAA
- a CDS encoding GH1 family beta-glucosidase, whose translation MTIFKFPQDFRWGTATASYQIEGAAQEGGRGVSIWDTFARTPGKVYNGDNGDVACDSYHRYEEDIELMKKLGINTYRFSIAWPRIIPDGDGEINREGLDFYHRFVDALLEAGIEPFLTLYHWDLPQTLEDDGGWGNRRTVDAFVKYAEVIFKEFSGKINFWLTFNEPWCIAFLSNLLGIHAPGNKDLQTSINVAHGLLVAHGKAVQSFRRLGTTGQIGIAPNVCWAEPYSKSPEDQAACDRSIALNTDWFLDPIYKGSYPQFMVDWFAEAGATVPIQEGDMEIISQPIDLLGINYYTMGINRFNPEAGALQSEEVDMGLTKTDIGWPVESRGLYEFMHYLQKYGNVDVYITENGACINDDLENGKINDDRRIAYYEQHLAQIHRIINDGINLKGYMAWSLMDNFEWAEGYRMRFGLVHMDYRSLVRTPKESYYWYQNVIKNNWLETRNEHNPQ comes from the coding sequence ATGACCATTTTTAAATTTCCGCAAGATTTTCGCTGGGGTACAGCAACAGCTTCCTATCAAATAGAAGGAGCGGCACAGGAAGGTGGACGCGGGGTATCCATCTGGGATACGTTTGCGCGCACACCTGGCAAGGTATATAACGGAGACAATGGGGATGTCGCATGTGACAGTTACCACCGTTACGAGGAAGACATCGAACTGATGAAGAAACTCGGGATTAATACGTACCGGTTCTCCATTGCGTGGCCGCGCATTATTCCTGACGGAGATGGGGAGATCAATCGGGAAGGACTGGACTTCTACCATCGCTTCGTGGATGCATTGTTAGAGGCTGGCATCGAACCGTTCCTTACCCTGTATCACTGGGATCTTCCACAAACGCTGGAAGATGACGGGGGTTGGGGCAACCGCAGAACGGTAGACGCTTTTGTGAAATATGCCGAAGTGATTTTCAAAGAATTCTCGGGCAAGATCAACTTTTGGCTGACATTCAATGAACCATGGTGTATCGCGTTCCTGTCGAACCTTCTCGGGATTCATGCGCCAGGAAACAAAGACCTGCAAACGTCAATTAATGTGGCTCATGGATTGCTGGTTGCTCATGGTAAAGCCGTTCAATCCTTCCGTCGCTTGGGAACAACGGGTCAGATTGGTATTGCTCCGAACGTATGCTGGGCTGAGCCGTACAGCAAATCCCCTGAGGACCAAGCTGCATGTGACCGATCGATTGCGCTCAACACCGATTGGTTCCTTGATCCAATCTACAAAGGTTCATATCCGCAGTTTATGGTGGATTGGTTTGCAGAAGCAGGGGCTACTGTGCCAATTCAGGAAGGCGATATGGAGATCATCTCACAACCGATCGATCTGCTCGGCATTAACTATTACACGATGGGGATCAATCGCTTCAATCCGGAGGCAGGTGCTTTGCAATCGGAAGAAGTTGATATGGGCCTCACCAAAACCGATATTGGCTGGCCTGTGGAATCACGTGGTTTGTATGAATTTATGCATTATTTGCAAAAGTACGGCAATGTGGATGTATATATCACAGAGAATGGTGCCTGCATCAATGATGATCTGGAGAATGGCAAAATTAATGATGATCGTCGGATTGCCTATTATGAACAGCATTTGGCTCAAATTCACCGCATCATTAATGACGGTATTAACCTGAAAGGGTACATGGCATGGTCACTGATGGATAATTTCGAATGGGCAGAAGGTTACCGTATGCGCTTCGGTCTCGTTCATATGGATTATCGTTCACTGGTGAGAACGCCGAAGGAGAGTTACTACTGGTATCAGAATGTCATCAAGAATAATTGGTTGGAAACACGGAACGAACATAATCCCCAATAG
- a CDS encoding glycoside hydrolase N-terminal domain-containing protein — MSQHNNQTKINRLWYRQPAKRWEEALPIGNGRLGGMVYGGAADERIQLNEDTLWSGFPRDTIQYSSQRYLKQTRELIMSGQYGEAEDLLNREMLGRDVEAYQPMGHFLLHHEGLDDLSYDAFERELDLESGIASATYSWEGIRYVREVYSSASDDLMVCTLTADQKGAVSVSVTLDSPHPYRVETSGDALTMFSRCPSHVESNYFRDHPESVLYEEDRGTAYAVRVSFTASGDQVKVSNLEGKLHIQGADQVVFYLAAATSFESYDVLPVKDHLVLEEECRELISKAITYGAEGLRDRHIQDHSALFNRVSIDLGVSANAEIPTDERLQAYQEGQQDPGLEALYFQYGRYLLMASSRPGSQPANLQGIWNHQVEPPWHSDYTININTEMNYWPAEVCNLSECHEPLFDMLTDLSDTGRRTARILYGARGWTAHHNVDIWRTTTPTGGDASWAFWPMGGVWLTSHLWEHYQFTGDQRFLEERAYPIMKEAALFCLDWLVEGPDGYLVTIPSTSPENKFLTDAGEARSISMASTMDMTLIRELFTRCIEAAKQLNLDESLASEWGEALDRLYPFRIGSEGQLLEWFKDFAESEPGHRHVSHLYGLYPGEQINRVNTPELVEAARVSLERRISQGGGHTGWSCAWLINLYARLLDSNQAHQFVRTLLARSTHPNLFDDHPPFQIDGNFGGTAGIAEMLLQSHLNELHLLPALPELWTQGRVEGLRARGGYTVAITWTDNKLASAVIMADRSESLTLRSAYPLRVEGHEQAKAELTPQGDYVIILTMTAGQTIRVSS; from the coding sequence ATGTCCCAACACAATAACCAAACTAAAATCAATCGTCTATGGTATCGACAACCGGCAAAACGCTGGGAAGAAGCATTGCCCATCGGAAACGGCCGTCTTGGAGGCATGGTGTACGGTGGCGCAGCAGATGAACGAATTCAGCTCAATGAAGATACATTATGGTCAGGGTTTCCACGGGATACGATTCAATATAGCAGCCAGCGGTATTTGAAGCAGACGCGAGAGTTGATTATGTCTGGGCAGTATGGTGAAGCTGAGGATTTGTTGAACCGTGAAATGCTTGGTCGTGATGTAGAGGCCTACCAGCCGATGGGTCATTTTCTATTGCACCATGAGGGTCTGGATGATCTTTCATATGATGCATTTGAACGGGAGCTTGATCTGGAATCGGGTATTGCATCCGCGACGTACTCATGGGAAGGAATTCGTTACGTACGTGAAGTGTATTCCAGTGCTTCGGATGATCTGATGGTCTGCACATTAACTGCTGATCAGAAGGGCGCTGTGAGTGTAAGTGTTACGCTAGACAGTCCCCATCCTTATCGCGTTGAGACTTCGGGAGATGCACTAACCATGTTCAGTCGGTGCCCAAGTCATGTGGAGTCCAATTACTTCAGAGATCACCCGGAATCCGTCCTCTATGAAGAGGATCGGGGAACGGCTTATGCTGTCCGTGTATCGTTCACGGCATCTGGCGATCAGGTGAAGGTCTCCAATCTGGAAGGCAAGTTACATATTCAGGGTGCTGACCAGGTTGTTTTCTATCTGGCAGCGGCTACCTCCTTTGAGAGTTACGATGTGTTGCCTGTGAAGGATCATCTTGTATTGGAAGAGGAATGCAGGGAGCTGATCTCCAAAGCGATCACATATGGTGCGGAAGGCCTTCGTGACCGACATATTCAGGATCATAGTGCGTTGTTTAACAGAGTCTCAATTGATTTAGGGGTATCGGCTAACGCCGAAATACCTACAGATGAGCGGCTGCAAGCCTATCAGGAAGGGCAACAAGACCCTGGGCTTGAGGCACTTTATTTTCAATATGGAAGATATCTGTTAATGGCTAGTTCGCGTCCGGGCAGCCAGCCAGCCAATCTGCAGGGAATCTGGAATCATCAGGTAGAGCCGCCATGGCATAGTGATTATACAATCAATATCAACACGGAGATGAATTACTGGCCGGCAGAAGTCTGCAATCTCAGTGAATGTCATGAGCCGCTGTTTGATATGCTGACCGATCTCAGTGATACAGGACGCAGAACGGCACGGATTCTGTATGGAGCCCGTGGATGGACTGCCCATCATAACGTGGATATCTGGAGAACCACCACGCCTACAGGTGGAGACGCGAGCTGGGCATTTTGGCCGATGGGCGGTGTATGGCTGACCTCGCATCTATGGGAACATTACCAGTTTACCGGTGATCAGCGTTTTCTTGAGGAACGTGCGTATCCCATCATGAAAGAGGCGGCGCTGTTCTGTCTCGATTGGCTGGTGGAAGGGCCTGATGGTTATCTGGTTACGATTCCATCCACTTCACCAGAGAACAAGTTTCTCACAGATGCTGGGGAGGCACGCAGTATATCCATGGCTTCAACGATGGATATGACGTTAATTCGTGAACTGTTCACCCGCTGTATTGAGGCCGCGAAGCAATTGAATCTCGATGAGTCATTGGCGAGCGAGTGGGGCGAGGCTCTGGACAGACTCTATCCATTCCGAATTGGAAGCGAAGGACAATTGCTGGAGTGGTTTAAGGATTTTGCCGAATCCGAGCCAGGGCATCGTCACGTCTCCCATCTGTATGGGCTGTATCCGGGGGAGCAGATCAATCGAGTGAACACACCGGAATTGGTAGAAGCAGCACGGGTATCGCTTGAACGTCGTATCTCACAAGGTGGCGGGCATACAGGATGGAGCTGTGCATGGTTGATCAATCTGTATGCACGACTGCTGGATAGCAACCAGGCACATCAGTTTGTGCGCACGTTGCTGGCCCGGTCCACACATCCGAATCTGTTTGATGACCATCCACCATTCCAGATCGATGGTAATTTTGGAGGCACGGCCGGAATCGCAGAGATGTTATTGCAGAGCCACTTGAACGAGTTACATTTACTGCCGGCACTACCTGAACTCTGGACTCAAGGTCGAGTTGAAGGGCTTCGTGCAAGAGGTGGTTATACGGTAGCCATAACGTGGACGGACAACAAGCTTGCTTCAGCGGTTATTATGGCAGATCGAAGTGAGTCGCTGACCCTTCGCAGTGCTTATCCGCTACGCGTGGAAGGACATGAACAAGCCAAGGCAGAGCTTACGCCTCAGGGCGATTATGTAATTATTTTAACGATGACCGCAGGACAGACGATCCGCGTGTCATCATGA
- a CDS encoding ABC transporter substrate-binding protein: protein MKGNTPKTFAMLMLASAMLVTAGCGNSGTKETSESSGTEPITVTFFGADASPTWNKMQDAVGKKITEQTGVTIEAEYDVNDGGNQKIALMAASGDFPDMIYPKGNLSKLVDAGAMLDLTDLIEEHAPNLKKIYGEQMNRLKYSLEDQAIYTIPTNMGVDNVTFDATGGFEIQQRVLKELGYPEVKTLEDYENVLRAYYEKHPTIDGQPTIPLTLNADDWKIMITVTNPAFQATGAPDDGEYYIDPETYEAKLHYKRPEEREYFRWLNKMYNEGLLDKDAFVQKDDQYKSKIASGRVLGLIDQEWNYQEAENALKSSGKDDATYAHFSVSLNDEIVDHTFQPAGFDGYGIGITTSAKDPVRIIKFMDWLASDEGQVLRNWGIEGEHYNVEDGKRVIPEDVQDRKTNDNSNFSKETGIGMYNVFSARYGDGVKDSTDNYYTTNFPEQIVAGYTAAEKETLKAYGITTWKEFYPAEEDLPVKDWGAAYNMSVPSGTDYEVTFQKTQDIIRKRIPEAVLTTPANFDATYDALLADLDKAGAVEMEKQFTVWVKERVSLWTGKDVK, encoded by the coding sequence ATGAAAGGCAATACACCCAAGACGTTTGCAATGTTGATGCTCGCAAGTGCAATGTTGGTTACAGCTGGTTGTGGGAATTCGGGAACCAAAGAGACTTCGGAGTCCAGCGGAACCGAACCGATCACAGTTACATTCTTCGGGGCGGATGCTAGTCCGACCTGGAACAAGATGCAAGATGCTGTTGGTAAAAAGATTACGGAGCAAACAGGCGTTACCATTGAAGCAGAGTATGATGTAAACGATGGTGGTAACCAGAAGATTGCACTGATGGCTGCCAGTGGTGACTTTCCGGATATGATCTACCCTAAAGGTAACTTATCTAAGCTTGTGGATGCAGGCGCGATGCTGGATCTCACGGATCTGATTGAGGAGCATGCTCCCAATTTGAAAAAAATCTATGGGGAACAGATGAACCGTTTGAAATACAGTCTGGAAGATCAAGCGATCTATACCATTCCAACCAATATGGGCGTTGATAATGTTACGTTTGACGCTACAGGTGGATTTGAAATTCAACAAAGAGTATTGAAAGAGCTCGGATACCCTGAAGTGAAGACACTTGAGGATTACGAGAATGTACTCAGAGCTTATTATGAAAAACATCCAACCATTGATGGTCAACCAACCATTCCATTAACATTGAATGCAGATGATTGGAAAATCATGATCACAGTAACGAACCCGGCTTTCCAGGCAACAGGTGCACCGGATGATGGTGAATATTACATTGACCCTGAAACGTATGAAGCCAAATTGCACTACAAACGTCCAGAGGAAAGAGAATATTTCCGCTGGTTGAATAAAATGTACAATGAAGGCCTACTGGACAAAGATGCCTTCGTTCAAAAGGATGACCAATACAAGTCCAAAATTGCCAGTGGCCGTGTCCTCGGTCTGATTGACCAAGAGTGGAACTATCAAGAAGCGGAGAACGCGCTTAAATCATCGGGCAAGGATGATGCCACATACGCTCACTTCTCTGTATCACTTAACGATGAGATTGTGGATCATACGTTCCAACCAGCCGGATTTGACGGTTATGGCATCGGGATTACAACTTCGGCCAAAGATCCAGTGCGTATCATCAAATTCATGGATTGGCTTGCTTCCGATGAAGGACAAGTTCTGAGAAACTGGGGTATCGAAGGTGAACATTACAACGTAGAAGATGGTAAACGCGTGATTCCAGAAGACGTTCAAGACCGCAAAACGAATGACAACTCCAATTTCAGTAAGGAAACAGGAATTGGGATGTATAACGTATTTAGTGCAAGATACGGTGATGGTGTAAAAGATTCTACGGATAACTACTACACAACAAACTTCCCTGAGCAGATTGTAGCTGGTTACACGGCTGCAGAGAAAGAAACGCTGAAAGCTTATGGTATCACGACTTGGAAAGAGTTCTATCCGGCTGAAGAAGATCTGCCAGTTAAGGATTGGGGCGCAGCGTATAACATGTCCGTACCTTCCGGTACAGACTATGAGGTAACGTTCCAGAAAACGCAGGATATCATCCGTAAACGGATTCCGGAAGCTGTTCTGACTACACCAGCCAACTTTGATGCAACCTATGATGCTTTACTGGCTGATTTGGACAAAGCGGGTGCAGTTGAAATGGAGAAACAATTTACGGTTTGGGTTAAGGAACGTGTCTCTCTGTGGACAGGAAAAGATGTAAAATAA
- a CDS encoding cbb3-type cytochrome c oxidase subunit I, with amino-acid sequence MLEGLKEFASEFFVTGDPLIYGAMVAIGITMITIVAVLTYFKKWGWLWRNWLTTVDHKKIGIMYIIASIIMLFRGGVDALMMRLQLAMPNNEFLNPEHYNQVFTTHGTIMILFMAMPFMFGLFNVIVPLQIGARDVAFPFLNALSFWLFFLGAMLFNLSFVIGGSPDAGWLSYPPLSELSHSPGVGQNFYIWGIQISGIGSLATGINFLVTIIKMRAPGMRWMKMPMFTWSVFSTCIIILFAFPILTVTLALLFLDRFAGAHFFTLDLGGNPMMYINLIWMWGHPEVYIVVLPAFGVFSEIVSTFSRKKLFGYKSMVFAMLIISFLSFFTWAHHFFTMGSGADVNAFFAVTTMLIAIPTGVKIFNWLFTMYRGRIRMATPMMWTLAFIPCFIVGGMTGVLLSVAPADFQFHNSYFLIAHFHQVLIGGVVFGYFAGLYYWWPKMFGFQLEEKLGKWAFWTWNIGFYVCFMPQYAVGLMGMTRRLSTYGWDTGWWELNFVSTIGAFLMGVGFLFQVAQIADGIRKYKSLKAPADPWDGRTLEWSIPSPAPEYNFAVTPRGDDIDEWWEEKERRAKGIYPPEQPLEPIHMPKNSGIPFIMSVFWFIAGFGFVFGWLWMAILGLAGVGICMIARSFSYDTDYYIPVDEIKRTEASLRGSV; translated from the coding sequence ATGTTAGAGGGACTTAAAGAGTTTGCATCGGAGTTTTTCGTAACCGGTGATCCGCTCATTTATGGTGCGATGGTAGCTATCGGAATTACCATGATTACTATTGTAGCGGTGCTAACTTATTTCAAAAAATGGGGCTGGCTCTGGCGTAACTGGTTAACGACTGTCGATCATAAAAAGATCGGTATCATGTATATCATCGCTTCCATTATCATGTTATTCCGTGGTGGTGTGGATGCGCTAATGATGCGCCTTCAGCTGGCTATGCCTAACAATGAATTTCTAAATCCTGAACACTATAATCAGGTCTTCACAACTCACGGTACGATCATGATCTTGTTCATGGCGATGCCATTTATGTTTGGTCTATTTAACGTTATTGTGCCACTACAGATCGGAGCAAGAGACGTTGCGTTCCCGTTCCTGAATGCACTCAGCTTCTGGCTGTTCTTCTTGGGCGCAATGCTGTTTAACCTGTCCTTCGTTATCGGTGGTTCACCGGATGCAGGATGGCTGAGTTATCCGCCTCTATCGGAGCTGTCGCACAGCCCAGGGGTAGGACAGAACTTCTATATATGGGGTATACAGATATCAGGTATCGGTTCCCTGGCTACCGGTATCAACTTCCTGGTTACCATCATTAAAATGCGTGCGCCAGGCATGAGATGGATGAAAATGCCGATGTTCACATGGTCGGTATTCTCCACTTGTATTATCATCTTGTTCGCTTTCCCAATCTTGACCGTGACACTTGCATTGTTATTCCTCGACAGGTTTGCCGGGGCGCATTTCTTCACACTTGATTTGGGCGGTAACCCAATGATGTATATCAACTTGATCTGGATGTGGGGTCACCCTGAGGTATACATTGTGGTCTTGCCGGCATTCGGTGTATTTTCCGAGATTGTAAGTACCTTCTCTCGGAAAAAACTGTTTGGTTACAAGTCGATGGTATTCGCAATGTTAATCATCAGCTTCCTGTCCTTCTTCACATGGGCGCATCACTTCTTCACGATGGGTTCCGGAGCAGACGTGAATGCATTCTTCGCCGTAACTACGATGTTGATTGCTATTCCAACAGGGGTTAAGATATTCAACTGGCTGTTTACCATGTATCGAGGAAGGATACGCATGGCGACTCCGATGATGTGGACACTTGCCTTTATCCCGTGCTTTATTGTCGGGGGTATGACAGGCGTTCTGTTATCCGTTGCTCCTGCTGACTTCCAGTTCCACAACAGTTACTTCCTGATTGCCCACTTCCACCAAGTATTGATCGGTGGCGTTGTCTTCGGATACTTCGCAGGTCTGTACTACTGGTGGCCTAAAATGTTCGGTTTCCAACTCGAAGAGAAACTGGGCAAATGGGCATTCTGGACTTGGAATATTGGTTTCTATGTCTGCTTCATGCCGCAGTACGCTGTCGGCTTGATGGGTATGACACGTCGTCTGAGCACTTACGGCTGGGATACTGGCTGGTGGGAATTGAACTTCGTATCCACAATCGGGGCATTCCTGATGGGTGTCGGATTCCTGTTCCAAGTTGCGCAAATCGCAGACGGTATTCGCAAATACAAATCACTCAAAGCTCCTGCAGATCCATGGGATGGCCGTACGCTGGAGTGGTCAATTCCTTCACCAGCTCCTGAATACAACTTCGCTGTTACACCGCGCGGAGATGATATTGATGAGTGGTGGGAAGAGAAAGAACGTCGTGCCAAAGGCATCTATCCGCCAGAGCAACCGCTTGAGCCGATTCATATGCCGAAGAACTCTGGAATTCCGTTCATCATGTCTGTCTTCTGGTTCATCGCCGGTTTCGGCTTTGTCTTCGGATGGCTGTGGATGGCAATTCTCGGACTCGCTGGCGTAGGGATCTGTATGATCGCCCGTTCATTCTCATACGATACGGATTATTATATTCCGGTCGACGAAATTAAGCGTACCGAAGCGTCGTTAAGGGGGTCGGTATAG
- the cyoA gene encoding ubiquinol oxidase subunit II — translation MNKKPRSLTRIIIPVVLTLVTIALIVWPMLAGGQYVVLDPKGPIGASQRDLIVISTILCAVIIVPVLILSAVIVWRYRDKPDNKAAYEPNWSHSTKAEAIWWTVPIIIIGILAIITIRYTYDLEPSKPLAHEKAPITIQVSSLDWKWLFMYPEQGIATVNTLNIPADRPVKFELTADSPMNSFWIPQLGGQIYTMSGMAMTLYLQADHEGKYWGSGANFTGEHFGEMRFDVNATSDEDFDNWVAEVKQSSQELTTEGYNALAEPGTSNVAYYSAFPEGLFQNIVTKYVVDGQSAHSKHGTSKEASGAIQNATDTSNQDEDKSAN, via the coding sequence ATGAACAAGAAACCTAGGTCGCTAACCCGGATTATCATTCCGGTTGTCCTGACGTTGGTTACAATTGCATTGATTGTCTGGCCAATGCTGGCAGGCGGGCAGTACGTTGTTCTGGATCCGAAGGGACCAATTGGCGCTTCGCAGAGAGATTTGATTGTCATCTCGACAATTTTGTGTGCTGTCATTATTGTGCCAGTACTCATTTTGTCTGCCGTCATCGTATGGCGTTACCGCGACAAGCCGGATAACAAAGCTGCTTATGAACCTAACTGGTCTCATAGTACAAAGGCTGAGGCAATCTGGTGGACCGTTCCAATTATTATTATTGGAATACTTGCCATTATTACGATTCGTTACACGTATGATCTGGAGCCTTCGAAGCCGTTGGCTCACGAGAAAGCACCAATTACCATCCAAGTGTCTTCACTGGATTGGAAGTGGCTGTTTATGTATCCTGAGCAAGGGATTGCAACGGTCAACACGTTGAATATTCCGGCAGATCGGCCCGTGAAATTTGAACTCACTGCGGATTCACCAATGAACTCGTTCTGGATTCCGCAACTTGGAGGACAAATTTATACAATGTCGGGTATGGCAATGACCTTGTACCTGCAGGCAGATCATGAAGGTAAGTACTGGGGTTCCGGTGCTAACTTCACAGGTGAGCATTTTGGAGAAATGCGTTTTGATGTGAATGCTACATCGGACGAAGATTTTGACAATTGGGTAGCTGAAGTGAAACAAAGTTCCCAGGAATTGACCACAGAAGGTTACAATGCACTGGCTGAGCCAGGAACAAGCAATGTTGCTTATTATTCTGCCTTCCCAGAAGGATTGTTCCAAAATATTGTGACCAAGTATGTAGTAGATGGTCAAAGTGCTCACAGTAAGCATGGAACTTCAAAAGAAGCTTCTGGAGCCATTCAAAATGCAACTGATACGTCCAATCAAGACGAGGACAAGAGTGCTAACTAA